Proteins encoded in a region of the Stieleria neptunia genome:
- a CDS encoding HAD family hydrolase translates to MQIEFVYFDLGNVLVSFDPEIACRNFSELAGISTDRAREVLYDSGLQDQYESGQITSRSFTQTLRQVLDLDAKRLPQDLVLDAISDMFTPIDSMVEVVELARRSAGRVGVLSNTCPAHWRWVRKQPWPVSQIDYDVKILSCEVMSMKPDTKIYEAAEKAARVRPERILFIDDKPENVQAAAERGWRAHQCLGGEQAKSVIEQHLGVK, encoded by the coding sequence ATGCAAATTGAGTTCGTCTATTTTGATCTCGGCAACGTGTTGGTGTCGTTCGACCCCGAGATCGCCTGTCGTAATTTTTCCGAGCTGGCGGGCATCTCCACCGACAGGGCCCGCGAAGTCCTCTATGACAGTGGGCTGCAAGATCAATACGAGAGCGGCCAGATCACCAGCCGCTCGTTCACCCAGACGCTGCGGCAAGTGTTGGATTTGGACGCCAAACGGTTACCACAAGATCTGGTCTTGGACGCGATCAGCGACATGTTCACGCCCATCGATTCGATGGTCGAGGTCGTGGAGCTGGCCCGACGCAGCGCCGGGCGTGTGGGCGTGTTGTCCAACACCTGCCCCGCCCACTGGCGCTGGGTGCGAAAACAGCCCTGGCCGGTCTCGCAGATCGACTATGACGTCAAGATTCTGAGCTGCGAAGTGATGTCGATGAAACCGGACACCAAGATCTACGAGGCTGCCGAAAAAGCCGCGCGGGTGCGTCCCGAACGGATTCTGTTCATCGATGACAAGCCGGAAAACGTCCAGGCGGCAGCGGAGCGAGGTTGGCGCGCCCACCAATGCCTGGGAGGCGAGCAAGCCAAATCCGTGATCGAGCAACATTTGGGCGTCAAGTGA
- a CDS encoding alpha/beta hydrolase family protein, whose amino-acid sequence MNALTRTVVMLALVCCATAARADELSGKQLPGKQTDFHSFARYDFQHNDRKCIIVAPQSPAAGNPWIWRARFFGHQPQLDVALLKRGFHVAYIDVAGLFGAPQAVEIWDDFYDHLTETYQFHPKPVLEGMSRGGLIIFNWAKANPDKVQCIYGDAPVCDIKSWPGGKGKGAGSPGEWKRCLNAYGLTEAEAMDSQSPKSHCNPIDGLGPLAAADVPVLCVVGDADVVVPVDENTAILQQRYRDSGGPIEVIHKPGVGHHPHSLKDPAPIVEFIFRHRAITEEDHAN is encoded by the coding sequence ATGAATGCACTGACGCGCACCGTCGTGATGCTCGCCTTGGTTTGCTGCGCCACTGCGGCGCGGGCGGACGAGCTTTCCGGGAAGCAGCTTCCCGGGAAACAGACCGATTTCCATTCCTTTGCCCGCTATGACTTTCAACACAACGATCGAAAGTGCATCATCGTGGCACCCCAATCGCCCGCCGCGGGCAACCCGTGGATCTGGCGGGCACGCTTTTTCGGGCACCAGCCGCAGCTTGACGTTGCGTTGTTGAAGCGGGGGTTTCACGTCGCCTACATCGATGTGGCGGGCTTGTTCGGGGCACCCCAGGCCGTTGAAATTTGGGACGATTTTTACGACCACCTGACGGAGACGTATCAATTCCATCCCAAACCGGTGTTGGAAGGGATGAGCCGCGGCGGATTGATCATTTTCAACTGGGCGAAAGCGAATCCCGACAAGGTGCAATGCATTTATGGTGATGCACCGGTGTGCGACATCAAGAGCTGGCCGGGCGGCAAAGGCAAGGGGGCCGGCAGCCCGGGCGAGTGGAAACGTTGTTTAAACGCGTATGGTTTGACCGAGGCCGAGGCGATGGACTCGCAATCGCCAAAGTCGCATTGCAATCCCATCGATGGACTGGGACCATTGGCGGCGGCTGATGTCCCGGTGCTGTGCGTCGTCGGCGATGCCGACGTGGTCGTTCCGGTGGATGAAAACACCGCCATCCTACAGCAGCGGTATCGCGATTCGGGTGGGCCGATCGAAGTCATCCACAAACCCGGGGTCGGGCATCACCCGCACAGCTTGAAAGACCCGGCGCCGATCGTCGAGTTTATTTTCCGCCACCGAGCGATCACCGAAGAAGATCATGCAAATTGA
- a CDS encoding LutC/YkgG family protein produces the protein MMKPTPADTDARQAILDRINTKQVDIPPLPDVDVDRVIEFDQPIDTFIEMLAMVGGQAHQVDSQRDVRALLEEIDVFRTATRIVSLAPDSVAGTIDATQIDDPHDLATVDWTIARGEFMVAENGSIWIDGNSLPHRVLLFIAQYLAIVVPRSQIVSNMHQAYERIENFSARFGVFVSGPSKTADIEQSLVLGAHGCRKLQVFIVGDL, from the coding sequence ATGATGAAACCGACACCCGCCGACACCGACGCGCGGCAGGCGATCCTGGATCGCATCAACACCAAACAGGTCGACATCCCGCCGTTGCCGGACGTCGATGTGGATCGTGTGATCGAGTTCGATCAACCGATCGACACGTTTATCGAGATGCTGGCGATGGTCGGCGGTCAGGCGCACCAGGTCGATTCGCAGCGCGACGTCCGCGCCTTGCTGGAGGAGATCGACGTCTTCCGCACCGCGACCCGCATCGTCTCGTTGGCACCCGATTCGGTCGCCGGAACCATCGACGCAACGCAAATCGACGATCCCCACGACTTGGCAACGGTCGATTGGACGATCGCCCGTGGTGAATTCATGGTCGCCGAAAACGGGTCGATTTGGATCGACGGGAACAGCCTTCCGCATCGCGTGTTGCTGTTCATCGCCCAATACCTTGCGATCGTCGTGCCGCGATCGCAAATCGTTTCCAACATGCACCAGGCTTACGAGCGGATCGAAAACTTTTCGGCGCGATTCGGCGTCTTCGTCTCCGGACCCAGCAAAACGGCCGACATCGAGCAGTCGTTGGTGCTGGGGGCACACGGTTGCCGCAAACTGCAAGTCTTCATTGTCGGCGATTTGTAA
- a CDS encoding lactate utilization protein B — MLPIIQHPAAAKEFVNDPNRSRWHDQALWFVRSKRDKQAASLPEWEYLRETASGIKTHTIANLSHYLQEFERNATARGAIVHWARDAEHHNEIVLRILQDHKTHRIVKSKSMLTEECGLNHYLEDNGIDVVDTDLGERIVQLRGETPSHIVLPAIHIKKEEVGDTFHTHLGTDEGASDPKYLAEAARGHLRDKFLAGEIGITGVNFAIAETGGLVVCTNEGNADLGTSLPRVHIACMGIEKLLPRQRDLGVFTRLLARSATGQPITSYTSHFNGPRDENSELHIVLVDNGRSRLRESETFRAAMHCIRCGACMNTCPVYRRSGGHSYRATVPGPIGSVLSPTRDQNSYKSLPYACSLCGSCSDVCPVKIPLHHQLLAWRGELVGKKLLPVSKRLAMRFASYLFRFPALFRMVGKVGRFTLRVLPRWATHHRLNTWTIARELPEAPKETFRDWHRRHRDH, encoded by the coding sequence ATGCTCCCGATCATCCAGCATCCGGCTGCCGCCAAGGAATTTGTCAACGACCCGAATCGGTCCCGCTGGCATGACCAAGCCCTGTGGTTCGTTCGCAGCAAACGCGACAAACAAGCCGCCTCGTTGCCCGAATGGGAATACCTGCGCGAGACCGCGTCGGGGATCAAAACGCACACGATCGCCAATCTGTCGCATTACCTGCAAGAATTCGAACGCAATGCGACCGCCCGCGGAGCGATCGTCCACTGGGCACGCGACGCGGAACATCACAACGAGATCGTGCTCCGCATTCTTCAAGATCACAAGACGCATCGGATCGTCAAGAGCAAATCGATGCTGACCGAAGAATGTGGGTTGAACCACTACTTGGAAGACAACGGCATCGATGTCGTCGATACGGACTTGGGAGAACGGATCGTCCAACTGCGTGGTGAAACCCCCAGCCACATCGTGTTGCCGGCCATCCACATCAAAAAAGAAGAAGTCGGCGACACTTTTCACACGCACCTGGGGACCGACGAAGGGGCGTCGGATCCGAAGTACCTGGCCGAAGCGGCGCGGGGACATTTACGCGACAAGTTTCTCGCCGGCGAAATCGGCATCACCGGTGTCAACTTTGCGATCGCCGAAACGGGTGGCTTGGTCGTCTGCACGAACGAAGGCAACGCGGACCTGGGAACGTCGCTGCCGCGGGTTCACATCGCCTGCATGGGCATCGAAAAACTATTGCCGCGGCAACGTGATCTCGGCGTGTTCACCCGCCTGCTCGCTCGATCGGCGACCGGCCAGCCGATCACCAGCTACACCTCGCACTTCAACGGTCCCCGCGACGAGAACAGCGAACTGCACATCGTGCTGGTCGACAACGGCCGCAGTCGATTGCGGGAAAGCGAAACGTTTCGCGCCGCGATGCATTGCATTCGTTGCGGCGCGTGCATGAACACCTGCCCCGTCTATCGGCGCAGCGGCGGGCACAGCTATCGCGCCACCGTACCCGGCCCGATCGGCAGCGTGCTTTCGCCGACCCGCGACCAGAATTCCTACAAGAGTCTTCCCTACGCCTGCAGCTTGTGCGGATCGTGCAGCGATGTCTGTCCGGTCAAGATTCCGCTGCATCACCAATTGTTGGCGTGGCGTGGGGAACTGGTCGGCAAAAAACTGTTGCCGGTCTCCAAGCGGCTTGCGATGCGGTTTGCGTCGTATCTGTTTCGCTTCCCCGCACTGTTTCGGATGGTCGGAAAAGTCGGACGCTTCACGCTAAGGGTGCTGCCGCGTTGGGCCACCCACCATCGTTTGAACACTTGGACGATCGCCCGCGAGCTTCCCGAGGCTCCGAAAGAGACGTTTCGCGATTGGCATCGACGTCATCGGGATCACTGA
- a CDS encoding (Fe-S)-binding protein, whose amino-acid sequence MTVALFVPCYIDQLYPDVAIATLELLERLGVDVAYPDGQTCCGQPMANTGCEADTAPVARRLVDLFADFEAVVCPSGSCVSMVRNHYGAYFDADDARFQHVTSKTYELCEYLHDVVAVTHLDVKFPHRVSLHQSCHGLRELRLGQSSESMTPRENKVRKLLNLVEGIEWVEPDRPDDCCGFGGTFAVNEADVSAEMGRARIADHCGKGSEVLASADMSCLMHLQGLIRREKNPIQVMHVAQILSGRPLGAT is encoded by the coding sequence ATGACTGTCGCACTGTTTGTCCCCTGCTACATCGACCAGCTGTATCCAGACGTGGCGATCGCGACGCTCGAATTGTTGGAACGATTGGGGGTCGACGTGGCGTACCCCGACGGCCAGACCTGTTGCGGCCAGCCGATGGCCAACACCGGATGCGAAGCCGACACGGCGCCCGTGGCCCGACGGTTGGTCGATCTGTTCGCAGATTTTGAAGCCGTGGTCTGTCCCTCGGGATCGTGCGTGTCGATGGTCCGCAATCACTATGGCGCCTATTTTGATGCCGATGACGCGAGGTTTCAGCACGTCACGTCGAAAACCTACGAATTGTGCGAATACTTGCACGACGTCGTCGCGGTCACCCATCTGGACGTCAAATTCCCGCACCGCGTCTCGCTGCACCAAAGTTGTCACGGGTTACGCGAGCTGAGGCTCGGCCAATCGAGTGAATCGATGACGCCGCGGGAGAACAAAGTCCGCAAGTTGTTGAATCTGGTCGAAGGCATCGAGTGGGTCGAACCGGATCGTCCCGACGATTGCTGTGGTTTCGGCGGCACGTTTGCGGTCAACGAAGCGGACGTGTCGGCCGAAATGGGCCGCGCCCGGATCGCCGATCACTGCGGCAAGGGCAGCGAGGTGCTGGCGTCAGCCGACATGAGCTGTCTGATGCATCTGCAAGGTCTGATTCGCCGCGAAAAAAATCCGATTCAAGTCATGCACGTCGCCCAAATTCTGTCCGGACGGCCGCTCGGCGCGACGTGA
- a CDS encoding aminotransferase class I/II-fold pyridoxal phosphate-dependent enzyme has protein sequence MSDTASLDDSSLDDSPNIDAPAIDAPTTDPVRAPFEVKFASRVDRLPPYMFGRINNSLYQKRRAGDDVIDLGMGNPSDPPDPVVIQKLHDASSDPGNHGYSKSNGIANLRREVAGKYYRKYGVRLDPDHEIISCLGSKEGFSHMCLALMGPGDTAMIPSPYFPVHMYGVILASGNVVALDVADPDKFLRNVAYTCENMMPSPKVLIVNYPHNPSSAVIEPDFFVEVVRLAKKYGFMVIHDFAYADVAFDGYVPPSFLAAPGAKDVGVEFTTMSKGYNMAGWRVGFCAGNADMVRGLGTIKGYYDYGMFQAIQIAAIVALRETEANVEKQSAIYQGRRDVLVNGLRRLGWKVEPPKAGMFVWAEVPEPWRSAMSTMDFAMKLLEEGNVAVSPGSGFGTAGEGYLRMSLVENEHRLRQAVRQISKCLG, from the coding sequence ATGAGTGACACAGCCAGTCTCGATGATTCCAGTCTCGATGATTCTCCCAATATCGACGCACCCGCGATTGATGCGCCGACGACCGATCCCGTCCGAGCCCCGTTCGAGGTCAAATTCGCCTCGCGCGTCGATCGCTTGCCCCCGTACATGTTTGGCCGCATCAACAACTCGCTGTACCAGAAACGGCGTGCCGGCGACGATGTGATCGACTTGGGGATGGGAAACCCCTCCGACCCGCCCGATCCGGTCGTGATCCAAAAACTGCACGACGCGTCCTCGGATCCCGGCAACCACGGCTACAGTAAATCCAACGGCATCGCCAACCTGCGGCGTGAAGTTGCCGGAAAATACTATCGCAAATACGGGGTGCGTCTGGACCCCGATCACGAAATCATCTCCTGTCTGGGCAGCAAAGAAGGTTTCTCACACATGTGCCTGGCCCTGATGGGTCCGGGTGACACCGCGATGATCCCGTCGCCCTATTTTCCGGTTCACATGTACGGCGTCATCCTGGCGTCGGGCAATGTGGTCGCCCTCGACGTGGCCGACCCGGACAAATTCTTGCGGAACGTGGCGTACACCTGCGAGAACATGATGCCATCGCCCAAAGTGTTGATCGTCAACTACCCGCACAATCCCAGTTCGGCGGTGATCGAGCCCGACTTTTTTGTCGAAGTTGTGCGGCTGGCCAAAAAATACGGGTTCATGGTCATCCACGATTTCGCCTACGCCGACGTCGCCTTCGACGGCTATGTCCCGCCGAGTTTCCTGGCCGCCCCCGGTGCCAAGGACGTCGGTGTGGAATTCACGACGATGAGCAAGGGCTACAACATGGCCGGCTGGCGGGTCGGATTCTGTGCGGGCAACGCAGACATGGTTCGTGGCTTGGGAACCATCAAGGGTTATTACGATTACGGGATGTTCCAGGCGATCCAAATTGCCGCGATCGTCGCGCTGCGAGAAACCGAAGCGAATGTCGAGAAGCAATCCGCCATCTACCAAGGACGCCGCGACGTGCTGGTCAACGGCTTGCGTCGACTGGGCTGGAAAGTCGAGCCCCCCAAGGCCGGCATGTTCGTCTGGGCGGAAGTCCCCGAACCGTGGCGCAGTGCCATGAGCACAATGGATTTTGCGATGAAGTTGCTGGAAGAAGGCAACGTCGCGGTCAGCCCCGGCAGCGGGTTCGGCACCGCCGGAGAAGGTTACTTGCGGATGTCCCTGGTCGAGAACGAACACCGCCTGCGTCAAGCCGTGCGACAGATCAGCAAGTGTTTGGGGTAA
- a CDS encoding tetratricopeptide repeat protein, producing MIRSSSQHLTLLALLCLSGAVLFAPSPALSQTPSEESTQTADQPASQDAETPQAEPADETEATSDAADASADEIDAGQDELDEAAILRFDAKSPRELEAVERLLQTAIKKGLSGENASFAKKMLGSVLLQKSQQLIAAMGQTAGNRNRAIQLRDEALRTLEDALDNDPELVEAYLLVARLNMLPGGDKDAITAATSSAIDLLADNPVERSAAYVLRALTWGPGNEDKRLADLDAAIKDDPKNREALQARAAVRLQNQDVAGAIEDMERVLAEDPTNLQVAQTVVQKLADLDRVDDALELLSKTLEAKPSEGLYRMRAILYRMQLKEEEALADLNKALAMQPQDPISLLQRAEISVARNNLQAAKDDLRAAERIAPGVAAAEQAIFVRCLIAIEEGRMADAINEMKTLIDRDPTNDGRKLQLANLYLQDERPRQAIEVLSAILDRDPTNVSVLRSRADAYLSVGDHDKAIEDYERAIKVAGDDSTNFDLSGILNNLAWVLATSPQDSVRDGARSVELGERAVELTDGQEPHILSTLAAGYAEMGNFEKAIEWSSKAVDVGKAQEHEQLEQLEEELEQYRAGKPWREKQETEENAVPILSPEDLIDT from the coding sequence ATGATACGATCGTCTTCCCAGCACCTTACGCTGCTCGCCTTGCTGTGCCTGAGCGGCGCGGTTTTGTTCGCTCCTTCGCCCGCGTTGTCTCAAACTCCGAGCGAGGAATCAACGCAGACCGCTGATCAGCCCGCTTCGCAGGACGCCGAGACGCCGCAAGCCGAGCCCGCCGACGAGACCGAGGCGACGAGTGATGCCGCCGACGCAAGCGCCGACGAAATCGACGCCGGCCAGGATGAATTGGACGAGGCCGCCATCTTGCGTTTCGACGCCAAGAGCCCACGCGAGCTGGAGGCGGTCGAACGATTGCTGCAAACGGCGATCAAGAAAGGACTTTCCGGCGAAAACGCGTCGTTCGCAAAAAAAATGTTGGGCTCGGTGCTGTTGCAGAAAAGCCAGCAGCTGATCGCCGCGATGGGACAAACCGCCGGCAATCGCAACCGCGCCATCCAGTTGCGCGACGAGGCGCTGCGGACGCTTGAAGACGCCCTGGACAATGACCCCGAACTGGTCGAAGCCTACCTGCTGGTCGCGCGACTGAACATGCTGCCAGGTGGCGACAAGGACGCCATCACCGCAGCGACCTCCAGCGCGATCGATCTGTTGGCCGACAATCCCGTCGAACGCAGTGCCGCCTATGTGCTGCGTGCGTTGACCTGGGGACCCGGAAACGAAGACAAGCGTCTGGCCGACTTGGATGCCGCCATCAAGGACGATCCCAAGAACCGCGAAGCGTTGCAGGCCCGCGCGGCGGTTCGATTGCAAAACCAAGACGTCGCCGGGGCGATCGAAGACATGGAACGGGTGCTCGCCGAAGACCCGACCAATTTGCAAGTCGCTCAAACCGTCGTGCAAAAGTTGGCCGATTTGGACCGCGTCGACGACGCCCTGGAATTGCTCAGCAAAACGCTCGAAGCAAAACCCAGCGAAGGGCTGTACCGGATGCGGGCGATCCTGTACCGCATGCAGTTAAAAGAAGAAGAGGCGCTGGCGGACCTGAACAAAGCCCTCGCCATGCAACCCCAAGATCCGATTTCGCTGCTGCAACGCGCCGAAATCTCCGTCGCACGCAACAACCTGCAAGCCGCCAAAGACGACCTGCGGGCCGCCGAACGGATCGCACCCGGCGTTGCCGCCGCCGAACAGGCGATCTTTGTCCGTTGCCTGATCGCGATCGAAGAAGGCCGCATGGCCGACGCCATCAACGAAATGAAAACGTTGATCGATCGCGATCCGACCAACGACGGCCGCAAACTGCAGCTGGCCAACCTCTACTTGCAAGACGAACGGCCGCGGCAGGCGATCGAAGTGCTCTCGGCGATTTTGGACCGCGATCCGACCAATGTCTCGGTCCTCCGCTCACGAGCCGACGCCTACCTGTCGGTCGGAGATCACGACAAGGCGATCGAGGATTACGAACGTGCCATCAAAGTTGCGGGTGACGATTCCACCAACTTCGACCTGTCGGGAATCCTAAACAACCTCGCTTGGGTCCTGGCCACCAGTCCTCAAGACAGCGTCCGAGACGGTGCCCGCTCGGTCGAATTGGGGGAACGCGCCGTCGAACTGACCGATGGACAGGAACCCCACATCCTCAGTACGCTCGCGGCGGGCTATGCCGAGATGGGCAACTTTGAAAAGGCGATCGAGTGGAGCAGCAAGGCGGTCGACGTCGGCAAGGCACAAGAGCACGAACAGCTCGAACAACTCGAAGAGGAACTGGAGCAGTACCGTGCCGGAAAACCCTGGCGAGAAAAACAGGAGACCGAAGAAAACGCCGTCCCGATTTTGTCACCGGAAGATTTGATCGACACCTGA
- a CDS encoding sugar phosphate isomerase/epimerase family protein, with amino-acid sequence MTDRIPVLLSGFADEAANEKLAVQQYSAFAALGLRYYSMRFVDAGEGIKNVMLLSDAEINHLVKMQSDYGLKVSSIGSPIGKVKLQDVDDGTANKFIPFEKYLAEDVQTACDRAEAFGAKLIRGFAFYHPKGSAPEDHLDQVADQLGQIAEACDKRGLTFGLEVEANLVGQTGPLLQAIAAKVNHPAMLTIFDGANIVTQGFTADETFAQYLAMKDSMGWMHVKDYHDPSPTGRIDHVDEASLENFVPADRGDCGHEAIFRDFKDFLPELHQRATRRGADGVFLDLEPHVKGGGQFGGFSGPDGFGVALRGLCRVLDYVQIPYELRGFADIKESL; translated from the coding sequence ATGACTGACAGAATCCCCGTCCTTTTGAGTGGTTTTGCGGACGAAGCCGCCAACGAAAAACTCGCCGTCCAGCAATATTCGGCGTTCGCCGCGTTGGGGTTGCGCTACTACTCCATGCGGTTCGTTGACGCCGGCGAAGGCATCAAGAATGTGATGTTGCTGAGCGACGCCGAGATCAATCATCTGGTCAAGATGCAATCCGACTATGGGTTGAAGGTCAGCAGCATCGGTTCGCCGATCGGCAAGGTCAAACTGCAAGATGTCGACGACGGGACCGCAAACAAGTTCATCCCGTTCGAAAAGTACTTGGCCGAGGACGTTCAAACGGCCTGCGATCGCGCCGAAGCCTTCGGTGCCAAATTGATCCGCGGGTTTGCGTTTTATCATCCCAAGGGCTCGGCGCCGGAAGACCATCTCGATCAGGTCGCCGACCAGCTCGGGCAGATCGCCGAAGCCTGCGACAAACGCGGGTTGACGTTTGGGTTGGAAGTCGAAGCCAATTTGGTCGGGCAAACCGGACCGCTGCTGCAAGCCATCGCGGCGAAAGTCAACCATCCCGCGATGCTGACGATTTTTGACGGTGCCAACATCGTCACGCAAGGCTTCACCGCCGATGAAACCTTCGCCCAATATTTGGCGATGAAGGACAGCATGGGGTGGATGCACGTCAAGGACTATCACGATCCCTCCCCCACCGGTCGGATCGACCACGTCGACGAGGCCAGCCTGGAGAATTTCGTGCCCGCCGATCGCGGCGATTGTGGTCACGAAGCGATCTTCCGCGATTTCAAAGACTTCTTGCCCGAGCTTCACCAGCGGGCGACCCGCCGCGGCGCCGATGGCGTGTTCCTGGATCTGGAACCGCACGTCAAGGGCGGTGGTCAGTTCGGCGGATTCAGCGGCCCCGACGGATTCGGTGTCGCATTGCGAGGCCTCTGCCGGGTGCTCGATTACGTCCAGATTCCGTACGAGCTGCGCGGTTTTGCCGACATCAAGGAATCGCTGTAA
- the queF gene encoding preQ(1) synthase, producing MSDSENFSDILEVFDNPNTSRNFTIVHHCPEFTSVCPKTGQPDYGKIIFSYVPDKLCVELKSLKMYLQRFRNEGMFYEAVTNRIMDDFLAVVQPKSVTVESQWTPRGGLHSNIIVQYPTPQA from the coding sequence TTGAGTGATTCAGAAAACTTTAGTGACATCCTGGAAGTGTTCGACAATCCCAACACGTCGCGCAATTTTACCATCGTGCACCATTGCCCCGAGTTCACTTCGGTGTGCCCCAAGACCGGTCAGCCGGACTATGGGAAGATCATTTTCAGCTACGTTCCAGACAAATTGTGCGTGGAACTGAAGAGTTTGAAAATGTATCTGCAGCGATTTCGGAACGAAGGCATGTTCTACGAGGCCGTGACAAACCGCATCATGGATGACTTTCTGGCGGTTGTACAGCCAAAAAGTGTGACGGTGGAGAGCCAGTGGACGCCCCGCGGGGGCCTGCACAGCAATATCATTGTCCAGTATCCAACGCCCCAAGCGTAG
- a CDS encoding 7-carboxy-7-deazaguanine synthase QueE, whose protein sequence is MGKSQFSHAPAESTRGPGHAQLLVSETFTSRQGEGRLTGTDSFFIRTSGCNLRCWFCDTPYASWDPSGDRQTIQSLVEAARQSGVAHVVLTGGEPLLPAAVTELSDALMQAGFHLTIETAGTIDKPIPCDLLSLSPKLADSTPDPQQHPRWSRLHEQRRMPLDTMRNLIDAAIGFQLKFVVGDAAQFGEVQDVSRALDVDNEDVFIMPQGVTNAEMDAAQRWLRPLAESAGYQYCDRMQIRWFGNRRGT, encoded by the coding sequence TTGGGTAAATCACAATTTTCGCACGCACCGGCCGAATCCACCAGGGGACCGGGTCACGCCCAATTGCTGGTCAGCGAAACCTTTACCAGCCGACAAGGCGAAGGCCGGCTGACCGGGACGGACAGCTTTTTCATCCGCACCAGCGGCTGCAATTTGCGCTGTTGGTTCTGTGACACGCCCTACGCGTCCTGGGACCCGTCGGGCGACCGCCAGACGATCCAATCGCTGGTCGAAGCGGCTCGGCAAAGTGGCGTCGCACACGTCGTGCTGACCGGCGGCGAACCGCTGCTACCGGCCGCGGTCACTGAATTGTCCGACGCGCTGATGCAGGCCGGGTTTCACCTGACGATTGAAACCGCCGGGACGATCGACAAACCGATCCCCTGTGACCTGCTTTCGCTCAGCCCCAAACTGGCCGACAGCACGCCCGACCCGCAGCAGCATCCGCGCTGGAGTCGTCTGCACGAACAGCGCCGCATGCCGCTGGATACGATGCGAAACTTGATCGACGCCGCGATCGGCTTTCAACTGAAATTCGTCGTCGGCGACGCGGCGCAATTCGGCGAGGTTCAAGACGTTTCCCGAGCGCTCGACGTCGACAACGAGGACGTCTTCATCATGCCGCAGGGCGTGACGAACGCCGAGATGGACGCCGCCCAGCGCTGGCTCCGTCCGCTGGCCGAATCGGCCGGCTACCAGTATTGCGACCGCATGCAAATCCGCTGGTTCGGCAACCGCCGCGGGACGTGA